In one Deltaproteobacteria bacterium genomic region, the following are encoded:
- a CDS encoding homocysteine S-methyltransferase family protein, with amino-acid sequence MPQHRNRLPQLSGDLFLTDAGVETDLIFNHGIEIREFAAHTLLPTPHGRAALTRYFEGFLDLAKERHAGFVLDSVTWKAHGHWAKSLGAHAEQLRAANEDAIRFIADLRARYSTNAKPIVLNGVIGPRGDAYRPEATIAMEAAEEYFSEQLSWLAATEADMVTALTFNQAGEAAGLARAARAVGMPAVISFTVETHGALPTGQTLADAIAQVDEATDSFPAYYMINCAHPDHFTGVLHDAPWARRIRGVRANASRKSHAELDASTALDSGDPKELAGQYRHLAQQMPWLNVFGGCCGSDLHHVTEIARALAGTLRRGGPPLV; translated from the coding sequence ATGCCGCAGCACCGGAACCGCTTGCCGCAGCTGTCGGGCGATCTTTTTCTCACCGACGCTGGCGTCGAGACGGACCTCATTTTCAACCACGGGATCGAGATCCGAGAGTTCGCGGCCCATACACTGCTGCCAACGCCGCACGGCCGAGCAGCCCTGACCCGTTACTTCGAAGGCTTTCTCGACCTCGCAAAGGAGCGGCACGCGGGGTTCGTCCTCGATAGCGTCACGTGGAAGGCGCATGGTCACTGGGCCAAGAGCCTTGGAGCCCACGCCGAGCAGCTGCGTGCGGCGAACGAGGACGCTATTCGTTTCATCGCCGACCTGCGAGCGCGCTACTCGACCAACGCGAAACCGATCGTGCTCAACGGCGTGATCGGTCCGCGCGGTGACGCCTATCGTCCCGAGGCCACGATTGCAATGGAGGCTGCCGAAGAATATTTCTCAGAGCAGCTCAGCTGGCTTGCGGCAACCGAGGCGGACATGGTCACAGCGCTGACGTTCAACCAGGCGGGCGAGGCAGCCGGGCTGGCACGCGCGGCGCGTGCGGTCGGCATGCCTGCCGTGATCTCATTCACCGTGGAGACCCACGGAGCCCTGCCGACGGGGCAGACCCTCGCCGATGCGATCGCCCAGGTCGATGAAGCGACGGATAGCTTCCCCGCCTACTACATGATCAACTGCGCCCATCCGGATCATTTCACTGGCGTGTTGCACGATGCGCCCTGGGCCAGGCGCATTCGCGGTGTGCGTGCGAACGCGTCCCGCAAGAGCCACGCAGAGCTCGACGCTTCGACGGCCCTCGATTCGGGCGACCCCAAAGAGCTCGCAGGCCAGTATCGCCACCTGGCTCAGCAAATGCCGTGGCTGAATGTGTTTGGGGGCTGCTGTGGCTCCGATCTGCACCACGTGACCGAGATCGCGCGCGCCCTGGCGGGGACGCTCCGGCGCGGTGGTCCGCCTCTGGTATGA